A stretch of Telopea speciosissima isolate NSW1024214 ecotype Mountain lineage chromosome 11, Tspe_v1, whole genome shotgun sequence DNA encodes these proteins:
- the LOC122646333 gene encoding cytochrome b5-like, whose amino-acid sequence MEKTKAFSLSEVSLHTSKKDCWVAIHGKVYDVTIFLEEHPGGEEALLEAAAKGDATEDFDDVGHSSTATAMMSSYLIGVLKSGADSGDVAGSSKSVKEEKQERFVPAKVSEEKKQSSSAFMNLIPLLIIAVAFAAWYYLNKVKI is encoded by the exons ATGGAAAAAACCAAAGCTTTCTCTCTGTCAGAAGTCTCACTCCATACTTCTAAAAAAGATTGCTGGGTAGCCATTCATGGAAAG GTCTACGATGTCACTATTTTCTTGGAAGAACACCCAGGTGGTGAAGAGGCTCTGTTAGAGGCAGCAG CCAAAGGAGATGCTACAGAAGATTTTGACGATGTGGGTCATAGTTCCACAGCAACAGCCATGATGAGTAGCTACTTGATCGGTGTTCTGAAGAGTGGAGCTGATTCCGGTGACGTTGCCGGAAGTTCGAAATCTgtgaaagaagagaagcaaGAGAGATTTGTTCCAGCCAAGGTAtcagaagagaagaagcaatCTTCCTCTGCTTTCATGaaccttattccactccttATCATTGCTGTGGCTTTTGCAGCTTGGTATTATCTGAATAAagtcaaaatttaa